In a genomic window of Wyeomyia smithii strain HCP4-BCI-WySm-NY-G18 chromosome 1, ASM2978416v1, whole genome shotgun sequence:
- the LOC129721340 gene encoding serine protease persephone-like, with protein MLSIVTIHFSPKVLYRWNGTEVIQRRRSFRRQGRHWKRRPFAKGDSCELRNGRSGLCVEAPKCSWFMETIAKKKKYNERVVCGFDGKTEVICCPPDASIAQSIALKPGVRTRLACDQVPRIESRSTFHIINGFQADDGEFPFMAALGYEIEDEGKGYEYRCGASLISDSFLLTAAHCIPKNSRPVVALLGALSLEPNNAGVLVRFKEFYPHPEYRSSRSYNDIGLIELEHKVQNEPNVNPICLYSGTEDLPDNVILSAEGFGIPKKGDPCQLRNGSSGFCLEAPKCPWFVETVLKKKKYNERVNCGFDGVIEVICCPSDSAIIHTIDLKPGIRTRLACDQVPQITDRLTFHIIDGTLAEEGEFPFMAALGYESEDVSKGYDYRCGASLITDTFVLTAAHCIPKNSRPTVVLLGTIKLDSGVVVRIKEFYPHPEYRSSRSYNDIALIELEKKVVNEEYVVPICLYSDTADLPENLVMSAEGFGITDVDHQTRSAELMKVNVTTVALNKCNQTFFENNLLTNNRRLALGLIETQYCATGFENTESKRIGDTCQGDSGGPLQIVEDNKFKLVGVTSFGNGCGSNTPSVYTRVARYIDWIESVVWPKPTP; from the exons ATGTTAAGCATTGTTACGATACATTTCTCTCCAAAAGTGCTCTATAGATGGAACGGAACCGAGGTGATCCAACGAAGGCGGAGCTTTCGACGTCAGGGCCGCCATTGGAAGCGACGGCCTTTTGCGa AGGGTGATTCGTGCGAGCTAAGGAACGGTAGGAGTGGTTTATGTGTGGAGGCACCCAAATGTTCGTGGTTTATGGAGACGATtgcaaagaagaaaaaatacaaCGAGCGAGTCGTATGCGGATTCGACGGTAAAACCGAGGTCATCTGTTGTCCGCCGGATGCTTCGATCGCACAGTCGATCGCTCTGAAACCGGGCGTCCGTACGAGGTTGGCATGCGATCAGGTCCCGCGAATCGAATCCCGGTCGACGTTCCACATCATCAACGGGTTCCAAGCGGATGATGGCGAGTTCCCCTTCATGGCAGCGTTGGGCTACGAAATCGAGGACGAGGGCAAAGGGTACGAGTACCGCTGTGGCGCTAGTTTAATTTCTGACAGTTTCCTGCTGACGGCAGCCCATTGTATTCCCAAGAATAGCAGGCCGGTGGTTGCTCTCCTGGGCGCTCTGTCTCTTGAACCCAACAACGCTGGTGTTTTGGTTAGATTTAAA GAATTCTATCCCCATCCGGAATATCGTAGCAGTAGAAGTTACAACGATATTGGGTTGATTGAGTTGGAACACAAAGTGCAGAATGAACCGAATGTAAATCCTATCTGCCTCTATAGTGGCACAGAAGACTTGCCCGataacgtaatactgtctgccGAAGGCTTTGGCATC CCTAAAA AGGGTGATCCGTGTCAACTACGGAACGGCAGCAGTGGTTTCTGTTTGGAGGCACCCAAATGTCCTTGGTTTGTGGAGACGGTTTTGAAGAAGAAGAAATACAACGAACGAGTCAACTGCGGATTCGACGGTGTTATCGAGGTCATCTGTTGTCCGTCGGATTCCGCGATCATACATACGATCGACCTGAAGCCGGGCATCCGCACGAGGTTGGCATGCGATCAGGTCCCGCAAATCACCGACCGGTTAACGTTCCACATCATCGACGGGACCTTGGCGGAGGAGGGCGAGTTTCCGTTCATGGCAGCGTTGGGCTACGAAAGCGAAGACGTCAGCAAGGGATACGATTACCGCTGCGGAGCTAGTTTGATTACCGACACATTCGTGCTGACGGCGGCCCATTGTATTCCCAAAAATAGCAGGCCGACAGTGGTTCTCTTGGGCACTATAAAACTTGACTCTGGTGTGGTGGTTAGAATTAAG GAGTTTTATCCCCATCCGGAGTATCGTAGCAGTAGAAGTTACAACGACATTGCATTAATTGAGTTAGAAAAAAAGGTGGTGAATGAAGAGTATGTTGTTCCTATCTGCCTCTACAGTGACACGGCAGATTTACCCGAAAACCTAGTGATGTCTGCCGAAGGCTTTGGCATCACCGACGTTGACC ATCAAACCCGATCCGCCGAGCTGATGAAGGTTAACGTAACTACGGTAGCGTTGAATAAGTGCAACcaaacttttttcgaaaataatctaCTCACAAACAACCGAAGACTGGCGCTTGGGTTGATCGAAACACAATACTGCGCAACGGGGTTCGAGAACACGGAATCAAAGCGCATTGGAGACACCTGTCAGGGCGATTCGGGCGGTCCCCTGCAGATTGTGGAGGACaataaattcaaactcgttGGAGTTACGTCGTTCGGCAATGGATGCGGATCGAATACACCGAGTGTTTATACGCGGGTAGCTCGGTATATCGACTGGATTGAATCAGTTGTGTGGCCTAAACCTACGCCCTGA